The genomic segment ACAAGGCCTATCAGGATATAGAAGGCCTCTATCTTTTTTCTCAATATGAACTGTCCATCGACCGGGTCCAAGCCGATCCCTTTGCCCCGCCTTCCCGGGTCCGGGTCATCATCTCTTTAAAAAAGTGGAAGATTTTTTCAGATCTCTGGGAAAACAAGATCCGCCGCATTGCCTTTTGTGATTTTATCGGCCGCCAGGTCCAGCAGGCCATCCGCAATCTTTCCTCCAAACACCGGGGGACCGGCAAGAGTGGTATGATCGCCATCGAAGCCGGGGGGCCGGAAATCCTGGAAAGGACAGCCGTGGTGATCAACGGAGAAATCCTGGAATTGCGTCTGACCGTCGGATTGCCTGCTTCCGGCAGGACTATTTCCGGGATGGAAGCCGTTTCCATTTTTTTTGAGGACCTCCCCAAGGTCATTCAGCAAGGGGTTTTTCAGTTTCCCACAATGGGACTGACGGTGAAACATTTTGTAGATGCCTATGAAGACCAGGAGTGGCTGCGCCTGGCCCTTAATGAAAAAGGGTTGTTGGCCTTTGTTCCTGAAGGGGCCATCCTGCCCCGGGAAAGCGGCATCAGTTCCCGGCCTCTGGCCATGGGAGCGGTCCCCTTTTATCCTCCCCAGGAATTATCCCTATCCTTCCATCTCCCCCATAAAGGGGCGATCAGCGGTCTGGGGCTGGAAAAGGGGGTGATCTTGATCGTCGGCGGGGGCTTTCATGGAAAGTCTACCCTGCTCAGGGCCTTGGAATTGGGAATCTACAGCCATGTCCCGGGGGATGGACGCGAATATGCGGTCACTGATTCCAAAGCGGTCAAGATCAGGGCCGAAGAAGGCCGCAGTGTAACGAAGGTCAATATCAGCCCATTTATCAAGAGTCTTCCCCTGCTTCGGGATACGCTCCGTTTCAGCACCGAAAACGCCAGCGGCAGTACCTCCCAGGCAACCAATATCATGGAAGCCCTGGAAATGGGGGCCAGGGTTTTATTGATCGACGAAGATACATCGGCTACCAACTTCATGATCCGGGACCGGCGGATGCAGGAATTAGTCAAAAAGGCCCATGAACCGATTACCCCCTTTATCGACAAGGTCCGCCGGCTCTATCGGGATTATGGGGTCTCCACGGTATTGGTCATGGGAGGGTCCGGGGACTATTTTGAAGTAGCCGATACGGTGATCTGGATGAATAATTACCGCCCTTTTTCCGTTACTTCAGAGGCCAGGGCCATTGCCGAAAAATTTCCGGTCCATCGTCTAGAGGAAGGCGGGGAAAGCTTTGGTGAGATCACCCCCCGTCAGCCCAAGCCGGACAGCTTTGATCCCAGCCGGGGTCACAAAGAGGTCCGCATTGAAGCCAAGAGTCTGGAAACCCTTTTTTACGGGGAACAGGTCATTGACCTGTCTTTCCTGGAACAAATAGTGGAAACTTCCCAAACCAGGGCCATCGGCCGATGCATTCATCTCTATGCCACCCGGTTTCTGGAAAATAATGCCCATCTTAAGGAAGGCCTGGAAAAGGCCATGGACGAGATCGAAGAGAAAGGTCTGGATGAACTCATGCCCTATAAAGTCGGCTATTTAGCCAAACCCCGGCTCTTCGAAATCGCCGGGGCCATCAACCGCCTGCGGAGCCTGCAGATAAAATCATAATTAGGACGCAGATTTTCGCCGATACCCGCAGATAACTATTCTATATTCAAAATCCTGGCAATCTGCACGATCGGCGAAAATCTGCCGATCCGAGTTGATCTGCGTCCAAAACGAAAATTCCGAAAAAGAAGCTTGAAGTATCGGGAAAATAACTGGTATATTAAACCCTCATGCCCCGCTGAGGCACTACGAAGCACGAAAATAACTTCTGGTGGCTATAGGCGATGGGCAATAGGCAATAGGTTTCCGAATTTTTCTTTTCCTATAGCCTATAGCCTCTTGCCTATAGCCTGAATTTTTCTATTTTCGAACTAAATTCAAAAACCCTGTTAAAAGGAGGAACGATTCATGGCGGATTTATTGGAGATTATCCAAGGAAGAAGGAGTGTTCGAAATTATCAAGACCAGGCGGTACCCGATGATGTTTTAAATAAAATACTGGAAGCTCTGCGCTGGTCCCCTTCCTGGGCCAATAGCCAGTGCTGGGAGGTTGTCGTCGTTAAAGACCTGGAGACCAAACAAAAACTTCAAACCGCCTTGCCCCCCACCAACCCGGCCGGCCGGGCCATGGTGGAAGCCCCGGTTATCCTGGTCCTTTGCGGCCAATTGCAGAAGGCCGGATTCTATAAAGGGCAGGTGACCACCAAGTTTGGCGACTGGTTCCTTTTTGACCTGGGGATCGCCACGCAAACGCTTTGCCTGACCGCCCATTCCCTGGGTCTGGGGACGGTTGTGGCCGGACTTTTTGACCACAATAAGGCCAAAGAGGTTTTAGGGGTACCTGAGGGCTATGAACTGGTGACCATGATCCCCCTGGGTTATCCGGCCAAAGCACCGGCGGCACCCAAAAGGAGAGAAGTAAGCGAGTTTGTGCATCAGGGGAAGTTTTGAGGAAATGGCATAAGGCATAAGGCACAGGGCGCAAGGTCCAAGGAATAATCTTTAACATCACTAATAGGGATGGGCCTAACCTTAAACCTTATGCCTTGCGCCTTATGCCTTTTTCGTGAAGAGGTGCTTAATCGCCCCCCAGCCCATTCTGCGGCGGAGCATGCCTAATTGATCCTGCAGGGGCAGGTCCTTGGGGCAGACATCCTCACAGCCCAGCAGACCCATACAGCCGAAGATCCCTTCATCGGTTCCGACCACCTCAAAGTATTCCTTCTCTTTCCTCTGGTCCCGCGGATCCATCATGAAGCGGGCGATACGGTTCAAGGCCACGGCTCCGACAAAATCCGGACGCATATTGGCCGTGCCGCAGGCTGCCACACAACAGCCGCATTCAATACATCTTTCCAATTCATAGATCTCTTCGGCCAGGGAATTATCCATACGCTCTTCTTGGGCCGTCGGGTCAAAAACCTTGTCGGTATGGATCCAGGACTCCATCTTCTCATTCATGGACCGGAACCAGGTCCCGGTATCCACGGATAAATCGCCGATCAGTTTAAAGACCGGCAAGGGCAATAAGGTAATTTCTTCCGGCAGGTCTTTGGTCTTGGTATGGCAGGCCAGATCGGGCCGACCATTGATTACCATGGCACAGGAGCCACAGATCCCGGCCCGACAGCAGAAGTCAAACTGGAGGCTTCCGTCCTGTTCTTCCCGGATTCTATTCAGGGCGATAAAAATGGTCAGGCTGTCGGTTTCATTCAGGGAAAAGTCATCCATATGGGGTGTTGACCTGGGATCGAGGGGATTATATCGAAAGATATGGAAAGTCAGTTTTCTGGCCATGATAAAAACCTCGCTTTTTGTAACACTTTAGTTATTTGAAAAGAGATTTTTTCTTCACCGCAAAGGCGCAAAGAACGCAGAGAGAAACATCTTTGTTCAATCCCGTGAGAGGCGGGATTGAACAAAACATC from the Deltaproteobacteria bacterium genome contains:
- a CDS encoding ABC-ATPase domain-containing protein, with amino-acid sequence MKPADDLKKTLFRIHDKGYKAYQDIEGLYLFSQYELSIDRVQADPFAPPSRVRVIISLKKWKIFSDLWENKIRRIAFCDFIGRQVQQAIRNLSSKHRGTGKSGMIAIEAGGPEILERTAVVINGEILELRLTVGLPASGRTISGMEAVSIFFEDLPKVIQQGVFQFPTMGLTVKHFVDAYEDQEWLRLALNEKGLLAFVPEGAILPRESGISSRPLAMGAVPFYPPQELSLSFHLPHKGAISGLGLEKGVILIVGGGFHGKSTLLRALELGIYSHVPGDGREYAVTDSKAVKIRAEEGRSVTKVNISPFIKSLPLLRDTLRFSTENASGSTSQATNIMEALEMGARVLLIDEDTSATNFMIRDRRMQELVKKAHEPITPFIDKVRRLYRDYGVSTVLVMGGSGDYFEVADTVIWMNNYRPFSVTSEARAIAEKFPVHRLEEGGESFGEITPRQPKPDSFDPSRGHKEVRIEAKSLETLFYGEQVIDLSFLEQIVETSQTRAIGRCIHLYATRFLENNAHLKEGLEKAMDEIEEKGLDELMPYKVGYLAKPRLFEIAGAINRLRSLQIKS
- a CDS encoding nitroreductase family protein translates to MADLLEIIQGRRSVRNYQDQAVPDDVLNKILEALRWSPSWANSQCWEVVVVKDLETKQKLQTALPPTNPAGRAMVEAPVILVLCGQLQKAGFYKGQVTTKFGDWFLFDLGIATQTLCLTAHSLGLGTVVAGLFDHNKAKEVLGVPEGYELVTMIPLGYPAKAPAAPKRREVSEFVHQGKF
- a CDS encoding fumarate reductase iron-sulfur subunit, translated to MARKLTFHIFRYNPLDPRSTPHMDDFSLNETDSLTIFIALNRIREEQDGSLQFDFCCRAGICGSCAMVINGRPDLACHTKTKDLPEEITLLPLPVFKLIGDLSVDTGTWFRSMNEKMESWIHTDKVFDPTAQEERMDNSLAEEIYELERCIECGCCVAACGTANMRPDFVGAVALNRIARFMMDPRDQRKEKEYFEVVGTDEGIFGCMGLLGCEDVCPKDLPLQDQLGMLRRRMGWGAIKHLFTKKA